From one Amycolatopsis sp. FDAARGOS 1241 genomic stretch:
- a CDS encoding antitoxin, translated as MAFMKRMAVLAAAAGAARAYAKKNPEKVNDMVGKAGRFVDEKTKGTYHSHIDGATKKVADVTKPKPKPNPAS; from the coding sequence ATGGCGTTCATGAAGCGGATGGCTGTCCTGGCCGCCGCCGCCGGCGCGGCGAGAGCCTATGCGAAGAAGAACCCCGAGAAGGTCAACGACATGGTCGGCAAGGCCGGCCGCTTCGTCGACGAGAAGACCAAGGGGACGTACCACTCGCACATCGACGGCGCGACGAAGAAGGTCGCCGACGTGACCAAACCGAAGCCCAAGCCGAACCCGGCGAGTTGA